The Engystomops pustulosus chromosome 1, aEngPut4.maternal, whole genome shotgun sequence genome has a window encoding:
- the UBE2R2 gene encoding ubiquitin-conjugating enzyme E2 R2 — MAQQMTSSQKALMLELKSLQEEPVEGFRITLVDESDLYNWEVAIFGPPNTLYEGGYFKAHIKFPIDYPYSPPTFRFLTKMWHPNIYENGDVCISILHPPVDDPQSGELPSERWNPTQNVRTILLSVISLLNEPNTFSPANVDASVMFRKWRDSKGKDKEYAEIIRKQVSATKAEAEKDGVKVPTTLAEYCIKTKVPSSDNSSDLLYDDLYDDDIDDDEEEEEDADCYDDDDSGNEES, encoded by the exons ATGGCGCAGCAGATGACCAGCTCGCAGAAGGCGCTGATGCTGGAGCTCAAGTCGCTGCAGGAGGAGCCCGTCGAGGGTTTCCGCATCACCCTGGTGGACGAAAGTGACCTGTACAACTGGGAGGTGGCCATCTTCGGGCCCCCCAATACCCTCTATGAGGGGGGGTACTTTAAG GCGCACATCAAATTCCCCATAGATTATCCGTATTCTCCGCCCACTTTCCGTTTCCTGACAAAGATGTGGCACCCCAATATATACGAG AATGGTGACGTCTGCATCTCGATCCTGCACCCGCCTGTAGACGACCCACAGAGCGGAGAGCTGCCTTCAGAGCGGTGGAACCCCACCCAGAACGTCAG GACGATCCTGCTGAGTGTCATCTCCCTCCTCAACGAACCCAACACCTTCTCTCCGGCCAACGTAGACGCGTCCGTAATGTTCAGGAaatggagggacagtaaaggaaaagACAAGGAATACGCCGAAATCATCAG GAAACAAGTGTCGGCGACCAAAGCCGAAGCGGAGAAAGACGGAGTGAAAGTTCCCACCACCCTGGCGGAATATTGCATCAAAACCAAAGTGCCTTCTAGTGACAACAGCTCAGACTTGCTATACGACGACTTGTACGACGACGACATAGATgacgacgaggaggaggaggaggacgccgACTGTTATGACGACGACGACTCCGGGAACGAGGAGTCGTGA